The Hippocampus zosterae strain Florida chromosome 10, ASM2543408v3, whole genome shotgun sequence genome contains the following window.
acaaaaaaacgtactTCTGTAAATAGACTTTGTGTCTTCGCACGACGACAATTAACAGATCCTCCTCCCCCTGGCAGGTGTGCGACTGGCTGTACCCGCTCATGGCGGCAAACTCGCCGGCCCTGCTGTGCAACACCGGCGTGTTCATGTTCCCCGACGTGATGGCGCCGGGACATTTTGTGGGCGTGGTCCTATCGTCGGAGCTGCCCGCCGCCGACCGAGAGCGGTTTCGGGATCTGCTGGCTCAGATGACGGACCTCAGAGTGCAGGTAGTCTCttgcggtgttttttttttttttttttcaaagtgggaCGCCCGCAATGCCACGCAAATAGTTTTGTAAAGTTTGCCAAATGTAAAATTgtgacagggcggcccggtagtccagtggttagcacgtcggcttcacagtgcagaggtaccgggttcgattccagctccggcctacctgtgtggagtttgcatgttctccctgggcttgcgtgggttttctccgggtgctccggtttcctcccacattccaaaaacatgcgtggcaggctgattgaacactctaaattgtccctaggtgtgagcgcggatggttgtttgtttctgtgtgccctgcgattggctggcaaccgattcagggtgtcccccgcctactgcccagagacggctgggatgggctccagcaccccccgtgaccctagtgaggatcaagcggtacggaagatgaatgaatgaatgaatgaatgaataaattgtgACAGACGATTATTTTAACACAACAAAAGTGAATTTATTGACAAAGTAACTGTTGTGTATAAAATATATCTTCACAAAAAGCCTTGTTTCCtgatacacccccccccccccccctccccaaatttGTTACTCAGCAGCCTTTTTGACAGTTTCATTTGAGGAACACCAGCCTTGCTCGCTCTTGCCTCAGCACGGTCGGGATTTGAGCATTAAAACGGCGCTAATGCTCTTATCAGCTGCTATCGGAGCCTCGGCCGCCACACAAGGTCACTTTAGATGTGACGCTTCTTGCCCATGGAACTCATCGTGCGTCGCCAACTTGGCACTTTTCCCTTTTGTTAAGTTGCAGATTTGAGGCTTTCGAGTCAaagagaagcttttttttttttttttttactggtaaACAATCGCAGTTTTGTGACCGCGTCATGAACGGGCGCCATTATTAAGGCAGCGTTGCAAGCAGACTAGCATCGAGCCGTCTTGAGGGTTTTGCTGCGCCATGTGTTTGTTCCATCAGGACGCGGACGAAGCCGTCGAGCCTGTGAATCTCGGCAACCGAGTGTCCATCTCGACTCCCGCGAAGGAGCCGCCGAGCGAGGAggcaacggcggcggcggcggcggtggaggaGGATGACAAGAATTTGCCCGAGTGGAGCGAGAAGGTGGCCAGCGGCATTCTGACAGGTGAGATGGCCACAGAACGACCAATGCTTCCAATCCGAATTGGGCATCGGGGCATGTGGCTCAACGTTTGTGACGACTTCTCACGTAGGCGCATCGTGGCTGAGCTGGGGGCTGGTCAAAGGAGCCGAGTTCACGGGCAAGGCCATTCACAAGGGGGCGTCCAAACTGCGAGAGCACATCACGCCGGAGGACAAGCCGGCGCACGTTAGCCCCGCCGTCACCAAAGGCCTCCACGTCGCCAAGCAGGCCACGGGAGGCGCCGTCAAAGTCAGCCAGTTCCTTGGTGAGCGCGGCCGCGTCATCGGCGTGTTTCtgcgttatatatatatatttttcttttttggggtgtggggggtggcgaTTGACCGACTGTCGTGTCACTGCAGTGGACGGCGTGTGCGCCGTGGCCAGCTGCGTGGGCCGGGAGTTGGCGCCGCACGTCAAGAAGCACGGGGGCAAGCTCATTCCCGAGTCCATGCGCAAAGACAAAGACGGGCGCTCCAACATCGACGGGGCCATGGTGGTGGCCGCCAGCGGAGTGCAAGGTCGCGCCGTGCCCGCCCACGCGGCGTCATTTGAAAGCCGCCGCGCACTGTTGGGGAGGGATTCCGGTGATCAAACCCAATTTTGGTTTTCCAGGATTCGCCACCATGTGGACAGGCTTGGAAGTGGCGGCCAAGAACATCACGACGAGCGTGGCCTCCGAGACGGTCACCACAGTCAAACACAAGTAggtcacttccttttttttcccaatcttgTCCCATCATGCTTGCTGTGACATGACCGTGAGTGCGTGCGGCGTGTGTTTTgtgccgcgcccccccccccccccccacttcccctCTCCAATTTGCTTTACAGATTTAGGGGTCTTCAAAATCTCCTAGCCCCACCTAACGGCAACATGTGATCACTTTCTCCATTAAAAACGCAATTAAAGCCTTGACTAACGACGAGCATGACGCCGGCTGGCCTTTCTACGATTCCAAATcacttttttccctctttgtGGAAAATCCGTCCTAATTAAATGTTCTTCTCAAAGCCTTGGCAAAAATCCTTTTTctccttcttaaaaaaaatctttcatttgACACAATGATAGCCGAGATTAGTACGTTTGTGAAAATAAAGGGCTAAAGAAATGGAGGGTTTTATTTCCTTTAGAATATTTAATTCCTTATTCAGGCACTTAGGAGATGTGAGCTTTTTGCTTAATTTATTCCCATTCTGTTGCTAGATTGTTAGCTTTTAAGCACATTTTCATCCCCGTACTGAATACGACAAATATGTTTACCTTCAACGAGGTAATTTATCATAGTGAACGATACATTATATAGACTTGGAAGAAGAgctgcattttcaaaaaaaaaaaaaaaaaaaaaatctacatttaagACGGTTTGGCACCTTTACACAAAAAGTGCCCCAAggctcaagaagaaaaaaaaaaatttcactcTTTTCAAAAACCTCGCCAAAATGACCTCATTTTGAGGGGGCGGTCAAGTATCATGCAGATGAAGTACTGCACACCTCACCGCGCGACCTGCGGAGTTTGCCAAATGCGTCTGTCATTAGCGTGACAACAAGCGGCAGAGCTTCAAAGCCCACAACGTGTGCCAACTGACAGAATTCAAAAGTCAGCAAGTCCTAATCAATTTCCCCAATCACTCTCAGCATGGCACCTTTGCATATTAATTCCTGTCTGTGTCCCGCCTTTCACCCCCACCTTGCCCACCCCGTCAAAAGGTACGGCGCGGTGGCCGGGCAGGCCACAGATAACGCCGTCAACTCAGCCATCAACGTGGGCGTGGCCGCCTTCAACATCGACAACCTCGGAGTCAAAGCGGTGGCGAAGCGGACGGGTAAGCACACGGCGCAGGCCATCCTGGAGGACTACAAGCTTCAGGACCAAGCGGGCGCGCTGAACCAAGTGGAGAAATCCagcaaataacccccccccccccccccacccccgaccacCGTCACCAACTCTCTTGCCTTATAATTCTAGActcattgaaatgtgtgcttcgCAAGTATGCGGTTTAGATTTACAAGACTACTAATTGCTTTCAGAACTAAAATGACTTTGATgtagagattttattttgtgaaataaatatatgtgtAATATATTGTATAATTTTATATGATACGAAGTAAAGGCACAGACTTGACATTGCTTTTCGTCGCACCACATTCATCTTAGCATAGCATCAcagatgaagttttttttttccttttcctaaTCCGGTTTGTACACtttcactgttttgtttgtttttgaagttaCACCATTAATCACTGcctaaaatgactgaatgtccATAACGTTTTGAAGcaatcaaaaattcatttcaaaccaAAGATGAAAACTTGTATTCATCCTCTGTCAATATTAATGTTTAAAGTGCATAGCGAGTTATTCcaaattgaaatattttgtatgATGTCGTAATTTGAAgtgtacatgttgcatatgtttgTATAACTGTCCCAAACGTGTGACTTAACTGTAATGCTGCAACTACTGTATTCCTCTATGCATACAATGCTGTCCTCAAGAAAGGCAGAAAACCTCTTGAAATCACAACATTGTTCGTTCACTTTGCCTCTccagctatttatttatttttttgatgcaACAAGAATAACCTTTTCCCTAGCTGTGAGGTTAAGTGGATTGGGCCTTTCCCAGCTAAATgtgcaatgaaataaaaacatcaatatTTTAATGACTAAAACTggatttttgtgtctatttattTCACGCCCAACTTTCTTTTAGGAGAATGAACACAACAGATATTCAAACACCGGGGTTTCTTGAACTGTTAGCCTTTCAGGGCTAAGATtagctgtgttgttgtttggcTTGTTAGCCAATAGTTGGCTAGTGACCAGAGGAGTAGCGCTACCTTCATTTCAAACTTAAACCTCAACAGTCTAACTTTTTAGACAAAAGGAAACCAAAAATCATTTTAACTTGCACAAAGCTTGATACAGCCTTTCTCTGTGCTGTGTTAGCCTAGCATAGCGCAAGAGATGATCACATATTTGGTACAGAGAGCTTGGTATTCACCCGAATTAATCTACCTGCTAATCGTTATCAAGAtgcaaatatttgacaaaagTGCAGTATCACAGCACACAACTGATTGAACAAGAACAAAATAATGTTAAGGGCTACTTGAGCAAATCTAGTATTTCCGGTGACTAGCGAACCTCTCAGGTTTATAAACGTTACTGCGCATGCGCGCTTCGCCCTAAACGGGCGCAGGTCCGGCGATCGCCACTGCAGTGCAATAGCCgaagaggagggaggaagaaaaatgacGATGAGGAGTTGGTAGCAGGTGGAAGAGGGGGATGGAGCTCGGGGGGGGGCACCGGCACCAgcactgcctcctcctcctccgagcGAGCGAGCACAGGGCAGCCGGGCGTGCACACGCAGCAACAAAGGGAGCCTCGCTGCGTCTGTGACATCAAATGAATGCATCGAAAGGCAACGTTCAACCTGTTCTTTCTTGACACCCTTCTGCTCACATCTCGAAGGTAGGACGAAACCTATCCAATTCATTTCCGTTGGTttatcttgtctttttttccctacctTGTAAGAAATCTAATTGCCATGTTGCTTTTATGGTCTTTGCATATCCTGCATAGTTTGTGCATTGttattatacatttaaaaaaacggtGAAACGTCCTGATCGTGGAAGgtgtcacaacaagcagcatgGGATGGGTGTGACTTGCTCCTTCTTGTGTGTCCTAGCAGCTGCATGGTTCGAGGGGGGGGCTTCTGACGTTCCAACGCGAGCGGATTTGTGCGGATTTCCCCAaatacacaatttaaaacaagcTCCCAAATGTCTTCAGAACATGCCCGACATGCTTTTAGCAGccaattacagtacatttgtcACCTTATTATATAGGCCTTGCTGAAATGAGCCTGTTTTGAGGGGGTGGCGCTGTTTTATGAAAATgggaatggggggaaaaaagccagcGAACAAAAGAGTTTCACGGTTGTCTAATTTCACATTTGGCAGGTGGACAGGTACCCCAGGGACCCAACTGCTGGGTAGTTCAAAATCTGTTATCCGTAATACGGTTTTTTATATGGGTGGGTTAGGGCGAGCCACTTACTTTGATGCACTTTCACTCATTTATTGAACGGTACAAGTAGCTTCACACACAATTGGAAAACACGAGCAAGGAGTGTGACAAAAAATGTGGTTGATGCAAGGGGGACAGCACTCATTAGGCCACACCCCCTTTATGGGCACTAcccaacctgtgtgtgtgtgtgtgtgtgtgtttggcttgATTATGGTACAACTTCGGAAAAACAGTTTATTATTGAAGACTCTCATTAATTATAtacaactagctggttcgccgccctccggccggctcatcagctagttcctgcggaaggctggtaaggtgggccttgggcccacaaaagtgttgttgcttggttcaactttttgttcatcttcattgcttatcgcgaaaataaagagatgtttaactctactaaataactaacaatttcattgcaatgcttgtgggtagacaacatttttttcgctaagatgcccgcgcgatcgtagtgagccactgcctgagcggcgcagtggcggcgcggtgaagtaggtacgttttgaaaagggacagacggaaggacagaccgcgtgcgggacgacgcgcaatatatatatataaaataataatatagatgttcattttcttttttttttctattgattcaattttttcaatgggtgggtgggggtgggggattaaCACATACATATGTTCAGTATATATAGCAATACTCAGCTATGAGCTTTGTCATGGAAATAATGAAGGTCACAAGTCAAGTTGCCACCATAAGTTCCCTTtttgctgtatgttttttttttggagggcgcAAAAGCAGCGTCAAACATGGAGCTAGAGCACTTTGACGAGCGGGACAAGGCGCAGCGGTACGCCCGCCGGGGCTCCAGGGGCAACGGACTCCCCAGCCCCACTCACAGCGCCCACTGCAGTCTGTACCGAACCCGGACGCTGCAGGCTCTGAGCTCGGAGAAGAAGGCCAAGAAGGTTCGCTTCTACCGCAACGGGGACCGTTACTTCCAAGGGATCGTGTACGCCATTTCTCAGGACAGGTTCCGCTCGTTGGACGCACTCCTGGCCGATCTCACGCGAGCGCTCTCCGACAACGTCAACCTGCCGCAGGGGGTTCGCACCATTTACTCCGTCGATGGCACGACGAGGATCACGAGCATGGAGCAATTGGACGAAGGTGCGCTGTTGTCTAAAATTGACGTCAAATTGCCCTCGGGCTCGCATTATTTTGATGATCCAACGCATGTCCGCATACTTTTAACAGGCGAAAGCTACGTCTGTGCCTCCTTCGAGCCGTACAAGAAGGTGGACTACATCAAGAACGTCAACCCCAACTGGTCCGCCGGCGCCAGGACGGCCGTGGCgtccccccgcgacccgcccTCCCTTGGCAGCGGCAGGGCCGGCTCGCCGGAGACCCGCGAGAGCAAGGACTTCATCAAGCCCAAGCTGGTCACCATCGTCCGCAGCGGCGTCAAGCCCCGCAAGGCCGTGCGCGTTCTGCTCAACAAGAAGACGGCGCACTCCTTCGAGCAGGTCATGACCGACATCACCGACGCCATTAAGCTGGACAGCGGCACCGTCAAAAGGCTCTTCACGGTGGACGGGAAGGCCGTATGTACCCTCTTGCTCTTTTTCTACTCTAGAGTTTCTCATCTAGTTTTTGGGTGAGCTCTGACCCATGCGgaccaatatttttatttattatttggcaggaaaaaaaaaatctgataagcGATCGAccaatgaatatttaaaaaaaaaatgtatcatgacTAAAATAAGATATTTATTGGTACCGGACAACAATACAGGTATGAATTGTTGGTACAACATTTGACTGCAAAGTTGATATTGAAAAGCCATTGGGAATGGGAAATTCGATTTCCGGCCTCGACTTAATGTACTTCTATGGAAAGGAAGTGAGACGACACACAGCAGCAGATGATCGATCCTATTTAGTGATTTGGCTCTCATGTTCTCTCGAtcaatggaaagaaaaacagacagATAGCTCGCGAGCTAGCTTGATGGCGAGATACACTGGGAAAACagtgtgtgttgaatttactctgtTTTATCGTGTCGAGTGGCTGCAAGCAACAGAAACCTCTGGATTCAGATACATTTTGACTAAAATAAATGTGTCTGCTTCCAGATAATTTTTCTTATCCATGATAAGGATATGTGTTATTGTTAGATCATGAGAGTGCagttgttttacaaaaaaaaaaaacatttattcagtGAAATTACGCAAAACAATTGTAATTGTGCAACATTTGTAACTCTTTTTCAGTAACTTGAACATGACACTTTTTGATTTTAACTTCccatcaatacaatacaatacaatacatgctgatttatatagcgctttcacaacagcggcagctgtaacaaagcgctttacaaaacagttaacataaagtaaaataataaacacaacacataacataaaacacggacagtcgtgcagtcctaaccacttttccgtcacacgctttgttgtttgaagcagtttgcgatgaaagaggagagaatcaaagaaTCAAAGAGAATCAATATGCCACCATGTCTTTCTATGCCAGTAATTATACAACttaactcacttttttttgccgtcctccccccaaaaatccaagtgaaaatgtttcagtgcttttttttccttgttgagGTGGAGATGTGAAGCACAAATGACAGTTGAACATCAATAAGATAGGGTCTGTACCTGAATTTCTTGACCTTCTTTTTTTGCTCCGGACATAATTAGCGCTGCAGAGTCCACCGAGCACTCTTGAACGAATCCTCCTCCGAAAATGGCTTCGTGTTTTTCGCGATGTTGTGGGCTATCACAAAGCGGGTCCTGGTTGCTCCTTCCCTGGTCGCGCGTCGCTTGGTAAAATCGCCGTGTTATTTGAAAAGCTGCGCTCTCCCGCCATCAGTCCAATGTCGCCATTTTCCTGTCACGGCGAATCACGTCATCGTCTTTCAAGATGGCGACCGGCTCACCACAAACTAAACACACGGGTTTACCCCCTGGCTTGGgtcaataaatatttaaaagtcCGTATTTTCTTGAAACCGAGGCAGTCAGCGCCcacctttatttttattattttatgacaTGGGCGAACATTTTGAAGGGTGACCATGACAGTGAATTGTTTCTAATCACGCTGTCTCTGCCAGAGTGCTTGTACGTAAATGACGCGCGCACACCGTAAGCaggtttcaaagtaaaagtactGCTGTTTTTGTCCACGCAATGTGCCAAAATGTGAAAGtagattttattttcttaattccAATCCACTTTTCACAAGCCAGAAAGAGCCAGGCCTAAACCCAACACACAGTATCAAAGTTTTTGAAATTACtgatgcttttattttcttaattccAAGAAAATTTTCGTGGATTAGTAAAAGCAGCATTTGACCCGGATGTGGACAGACATTATAGCTTGCGAGCT
Protein-coding sequences here:
- the LOC127608935 gene encoding spartin-like isoform X2 → MEKEKEDAFDHARLEVIKDSYNRGFECISKALTADEARNNHQALELYRKGRKHLLRGISVPSQGAECVGNSWDSAREMQRKMQETLDNITTRLAALETAAGAERAIYPQLPAENEQVKSLPGGGAPACGAVALGDQPPAYSPQAADGHLSISYGTESGELSLVGDDFYGQASSAASSPQSMGEDAEELLCIPQGVQIFFVTPEGDVSAPSYPGYLRLIKFTNDCPGRPPAFLQVCDWLYPLMAANSPALLCNTGVFMFPDVMAPGHFVGVVLSSELPAADRERFRDLLAQMTDLRVQDADEAVEPVNLGNRVSISTPAKEPPSEEATAAAAAVEEDDKNLPEWSEKVASGILTGASWLSWGLVKGAEFTGKAIHKGASKLREHITPEDKPAHVSPAVTKGLHVAKQATGGAVKVSQFLVDGVCAVASCVGRELAPHVKKHGGKLIPESMRKDKDGRSNIDGAMVVAASGVQGFATMWTGLEVAAKNITTSVASETVTTVKHKFRGLQNLLAPPNGNM
- the LOC127608935 gene encoding spartin-like isoform X1; translated protein: MEKEKEDAFDHARLEVIKDSYNRGFECISKALTADEARNNHQALELYRKGRKHLLRGISVPSQGAECVGNSWDSAREMQRKMQETLDNITTRLAALETAAGAERAIYPQLPAENEQVKSLPGGGAPACGAVALGDQPPAYSPQAADGHLSISYGTESGELSLVGDDFYGQASSAASSPQSMGEDAEELLCIPQGVQIFFVTPEGDVSAPSYPGYLRLIKFTNDCPGRPPAFLQVCDWLYPLMAANSPALLCNTGVFMFPDVMAPGHFVGVVLSSELPAADRERFRDLLAQMTDLRVQDADEAVEPVNLGNRVSISTPAKEPPSEEATAAAAAVEEDDKNLPEWSEKVASGILTGASWLSWGLVKGAEFTGKAIHKGASKLREHITPEDKPAHVSPAVTKGLHVAKQATGGAVKVSQFLVDGVCAVASCVGRELAPHVKKHGGKLIPESMRKDKDGRSNIDGAMVVAASGVQGFATMWTGLEVAAKNITTSVASETVTTVKHKYGAVAGQATDNAVNSAINVGVAAFNIDNLGVKAVAKRTGKHTAQAILEDYKLQDQAGALNQVEKSSK